In Scomber japonicus isolate fScoJap1 chromosome 19, fScoJap1.pri, whole genome shotgun sequence, a single genomic region encodes these proteins:
- the LOC128380753 gene encoding cyclin-dependent kinase 2-associated protein 1, translating into MSLGMSYKPNVHQHIPGTSGNQVGNLQSASAANLATLQSYRPLLSDYGPPSLGFSQGSTGSQVPQNKYAELLAIIEELGKEIRPTYAGSKSAMERLKRGIIHARGLVRECLAETERNARS; encoded by the exons ATGTCTCTGGGAATGTCTTACAAACCCAATGTCCATCAGCACATTCCGGGAACTTCTGGGAACCAAG TTGGGAACCTTCAGTCTGCctcagcggctaacttggcCACGTTGCAGTCCTACAGGCCGCTCCTGAGCGACTATGGACCTCCATCTCTGGGATTctcacag ggATCCACTGGAAGCCAAGTGCCTCAGAACAAATACGCAGAGCTGCTGGCCATCATCGAGGAGCTGGGGAAGGAGATCAGGCCCACATACGCTGGAAGCAAGAGCGCGATGGAGAGACTGAAAAGAG GGATTATTCACGCCAGAGGGTTGGTGCGTGAATGCTTGGCTGAGACTGAGAGAAACGCGAGGTCCTAG